The following proteins are encoded in a genomic region of Xanthomonas citri pv. mangiferaeindicae:
- a CDS encoding pyridoxal kinase: MSALLHAPPVGTRIIDVVSVQSQVVYGSVGNSIAVPVLQALGLQVAPVPTVVFGNTPHYPTMHGAPLPLDWFEGLLEDLEAREVVTRARHLLVGYLGSPAQGLALAAWLDRMRVRNPALRMQIDPVIGDHDTGIYTDPALVPVWRDHLLPRAHGLTPNHFELEQLCGRALRTLEDCAQAAAGLLGPVTEWVVVTSAAPETCPPGVVQVLAVSTQGWETFEHPAVAHAVKGTGDMFAALVGGRMMTGAALGDAVRRACDDVVAVLRHVQAQGWQELALPREIGRRLG, from the coding sequence ATGAGCGCCCTGCTCCATGCGCCGCCCGTCGGCACGCGCATCATCGACGTCGTGTCGGTGCAGTCGCAGGTCGTCTACGGCAGTGTCGGCAACAGCATTGCGGTGCCCGTGCTGCAGGCGCTCGGGCTGCAGGTGGCGCCGGTGCCGACCGTGGTGTTCGGCAACACGCCGCACTATCCGACGATGCATGGCGCGCCCTTGCCGCTGGACTGGTTCGAGGGCCTGCTCGAGGACCTGGAGGCGCGCGAAGTGGTCACCCGCGCGCGGCATCTGCTGGTCGGCTATCTCGGCTCGCCGGCCCAGGGCCTGGCGCTGGCGGCCTGGCTGGATCGCATGCGCGTGCGCAACCCGGCACTGCGGATGCAGATCGACCCGGTCATCGGCGACCACGACACCGGCATCTACACCGATCCGGCGCTGGTCCCGGTGTGGCGCGACCATCTGCTGCCACGCGCCCATGGCCTGACTCCGAACCATTTCGAGCTCGAACAGCTCTGCGGCCGCGCACTGCGCACGCTCGAGGACTGCGCCCAGGCCGCGGCCGGCCTGCTCGGCCCGGTCACCGAATGGGTCGTGGTGACCAGCGCCGCGCCCGAGACCTGCCCGCCTGGCGTGGTCCAGGTGCTCGCGGTCTCGACGCAGGGCTGGGAGACGTTCGAGCACCCCGCGGTCGCGCATGCGGTCAAGGGCACTGGCGACATGTTCGCTGCGCTGGTCGGCGGCCGGATGATGACCGGCGCCGCGCTCGGCGATGCCGTGCGCCGCGCCTGCGACGACGTGGTCGCGGTGCTGCGGCATGTCCAGGCGCAAGGCTGGCAGGAACTGGCGCTGCCGCGCGAGATCGGACGACGCCTGGGCTGA
- a CDS encoding fumarate hydratase (catalyzes the formation of fumarate from malate), producing the protein MSIRQDDLIQSVADALQYISYYHPVDYIRNLADAYEREASPAAKDAMAQILINSRMCAEGHRPICQDTGIVTVFLAIGMQVRWDDATMGVEDMVNEGVRRAYNDPDNKLRASVLVDPAGARRNTRDNTPAVVNVKVVPGNTVEVIVAAKGGGSEAKSKFAMLNPSDSIVDWVLKTVPTMGAGWCPPGMLGIGIGGTAEKAMLLAKESLMEPIDIQDLIARGPSNRIEELRVELYQKVNALGIGAQGLGGLTTVLDIKIKDYPTHAANLPVAMIPNCAATRHAHFTLDGSGPVTLDPPSLADWPELTYNPRNARRVDLDTITREEVASFQPGEVVLLNGKLLTGRDAAHKRMVDMLNRGETLPVDFTNRFIYYVGPVDPVREEVVGPAGPTTATRMDKFTRQMLEQTGLLGMVGKAERGPAAIEAIRDNRAVYLMAVGGSAYLVSKAIKASRVVAFEDLGMEAIYEFEVKDMPVTVAVDANGESVHETGPRTWKAKIAGIPLEVV; encoded by the coding sequence GTGTCGATCCGCCAGGACGACCTGATCCAGTCGGTCGCCGATGCGCTGCAGTACATCAGCTACTACCATCCGGTCGATTACATCCGCAATCTCGCCGATGCCTATGAGCGCGAGGCCTCGCCCGCGGCGAAGGATGCGATGGCGCAGATCCTGATCAACTCGCGCATGTGCGCCGAGGGCCACCGCCCGATCTGTCAGGACACCGGCATCGTGACCGTGTTCCTTGCGATCGGCATGCAGGTGCGCTGGGACGACGCCACGATGGGCGTCGAGGACATGGTCAACGAGGGCGTGCGCCGCGCCTACAACGATCCCGACAACAAGCTGCGTGCCAGCGTGCTGGTCGATCCGGCCGGTGCGCGCCGCAACACCCGCGACAACACGCCGGCGGTTGTCAACGTCAAGGTCGTGCCCGGCAACACGGTCGAGGTGATCGTGGCCGCCAAGGGCGGCGGCTCGGAGGCCAAGTCCAAGTTCGCGATGCTCAATCCGTCCGACTCGATCGTCGACTGGGTGCTCAAGACCGTGCCGACGATGGGCGCGGGCTGGTGTCCGCCGGGCATGCTCGGCATCGGCATCGGCGGCACCGCCGAGAAGGCGATGCTGCTGGCCAAGGAATCGCTGATGGAGCCGATCGACATCCAGGATCTGATTGCGCGCGGGCCGTCGAACCGGATCGAGGAGCTGCGCGTCGAGCTCTACCAGAAGGTCAATGCGTTGGGCATCGGCGCGCAAGGGCTCGGCGGCCTGACCACCGTGCTCGATATCAAGATCAAGGATTACCCGACCCATGCGGCAAACCTGCCGGTGGCGATGATCCCCAACTGCGCCGCGACCCGGCATGCGCATTTCACCCTTGACGGCAGCGGGCCGGTGACCCTCGACCCGCCGTCGCTCGCCGACTGGCCCGAGCTCACCTACAACCCACGCAACGCGCGCCGGGTCGATCTGGACACGATCACCCGCGAGGAGGTCGCCAGCTTCCAGCCGGGCGAGGTGGTGCTGCTCAACGGCAAGCTGCTGACCGGGCGCGACGCCGCCCACAAGCGCATGGTCGACATGCTCAACCGGGGTGAGACGCTGCCGGTGGACTTCACCAACCGCTTCATCTACTACGTCGGCCCGGTCGACCCGGTGCGCGAAGAGGTCGTCGGCCCGGCCGGGCCGACCACCGCCACGCGCATGGACAAGTTCACCCGGCAGATGCTCGAGCAGACCGGCCTGCTGGGGATGGTCGGCAAGGCCGAGCGCGGCCCGGCCGCGATCGAGGCGATCCGCGACAACCGCGCGGTGTACCTGATGGCGGTCGGCGGCTCGGCCTATCTGGTGTCCAAGGCGATCAAGGCCAGCCGCGTCGTCGCGTTCGAGGACCTGGGCATGGAAGCGATCTACGAGTTCGAGGTCAAGGACATGCCGGTGACGGTGGCCGTGGATGCGAACGGCGAATCGGTGCACGAGACCGGCCCGCGGACCTGGAAGGCCAAGATCGCCGGCATCCCGCTCGAAGTCGTGTGA
- a CDS encoding YggS family pyridoxal phosphate enzyme, with product MTDTPNDPAAALRSRLDTVRARIHDACHAAGRDPAQVRLLPVSKTVDETRLRLAHAIGLRELGENKVQEALGKAEAMADLDDLRWVLIGHLQTNKAKYVARFASEFQALDSLRVAEALDRQLQAKGRALDVLVQVNTSAEPSKFGLAPDEVAGFVRQLGAFSSLRVRGLMTLALFSPDPALVRPCFVRLRTLRDRLRQEAPAGVTMDELSMGMSGDFALAIAEGATTVRVGTAIFGDRGLPDSHYWPGLASSAQTR from the coding sequence ATGACCGATACCCCGAACGACCCCGCCGCCGCGCTGCGCAGCCGCCTCGACACGGTGCGCGCGCGCATCCACGATGCCTGCCATGCCGCCGGACGCGACCCGGCGCAGGTGCGCCTGCTGCCGGTCAGCAAGACCGTCGACGAGACGCGGTTGCGCCTGGCGCACGCGATCGGCCTGCGAGAGCTGGGCGAGAACAAGGTGCAGGAAGCGCTGGGCAAGGCCGAGGCGATGGCCGATCTCGACGACCTGCGCTGGGTGCTGATCGGCCATCTGCAGACCAACAAGGCCAAGTATGTCGCGCGCTTTGCCAGCGAGTTCCAGGCGCTCGACAGCCTGCGGGTCGCCGAAGCGCTCGACCGCCAGTTGCAGGCCAAGGGACGTGCGCTGGACGTGCTGGTCCAGGTCAACACCTCGGCCGAGCCGAGCAAGTTCGGGCTGGCGCCCGACGAGGTCGCAGGCTTCGTGCGGCAACTGGGTGCGTTCTCGTCGCTGCGCGTGCGCGGCCTGATGACGCTGGCCTTGTTCTCGCCCGATCCGGCACTGGTGCGCCCCTGCTTTGTGCGCCTGCGCACGTTGCGCGACCGGCTGCGCCAAGAGGCGCCGGCAGGCGTGACGATGGACGAGTTGTCGATGGGCATGTCCGGCGATTTCGCACTGGCGATTGCCGAGGGCGCGACCACGGTGCGCGTGGGCACGGCGATCTTCGGCGACCGCGGCCTGCCCGACAGCCATTACTGGCCGGGGCTCGCCTCCTCGGCGCAGACCCGATGA